The proteins below come from a single Allorhodopirellula heiligendammensis genomic window:
- the ltrA gene encoding group II intron reverse transcriptase/maturase — translation MNSVDPKHTEPTSDNHKGAKEANGPCSSESLTGRVDSAIMEKPALDTVAMNLMEQIVDPANLECAWERVKANRGAPGPDGITIDEFPDHFRDLWPNLRQQLLEGTYQPGPVRRKSIPKPNGGGTRDLGIPNVIDRVIQQAILLVLTPIFDPSFSESSFGFRPYRSAHEAIHLVQQHIRAGYRWCVNMDLSRFFDTVQHDVLMCRVARKVRDKRLLRLIGNYLRAGVMVDTDFHPSNEGTMQGGPLSPLLANILLDDFDKEMEQRGHRFVRYADDFLVFSKTEQSATRVFRSVERYLTRKLKLVVNHDKSSVCRTEDVEYLGYRFRGFGGRLEVSAKNLRKFKDRVKEITRRTGGRSMSSRFIELRRYFQGWIGYFHYGLRKTQLQYLDKWIRRRIRACYWKQWYRVRTRVRMLLKLGVRREQPSRTDAVEEDTG, via the coding sequence ATGAACTCAGTCGATCCGAAACACACAGAACCGACCTCCGACAACCACAAAGGAGCGAAGGAAGCAAACGGCCCGTGCTCTTCGGAGTCCCTCACAGGTCGAGTCGACTCGGCGATCATGGAGAAGCCAGCCTTGGACACCGTGGCCATGAACCTCATGGAACAAATTGTTGACCCGGCCAATCTTGAATGTGCCTGGGAACGAGTCAAAGCCAATCGTGGCGCGCCCGGACCAGACGGGATTACCATCGACGAGTTCCCCGACCACTTCCGAGACCTCTGGCCGAACCTGCGTCAACAACTCTTGGAGGGGACTTACCAGCCCGGCCCCGTACGCCGGAAGTCGATTCCAAAACCCAATGGCGGTGGTACTCGCGATCTCGGCATTCCAAACGTGATCGATCGCGTAATCCAACAAGCCATTCTGCTAGTCTTAACGCCGATCTTCGATCCGAGTTTCTCAGAGTCAAGTTTCGGCTTTCGTCCCTATCGCTCAGCCCATGAAGCGATCCATCTCGTTCAGCAACACATCCGGGCGGGTTACCGCTGGTGCGTTAACATGGACCTTTCGAGATTTTTCGACACGGTTCAACATGACGTTCTCATGTGTCGTGTCGCTCGCAAGGTTCGCGACAAGCGATTGTTGCGTCTGATCGGGAACTACCTACGGGCTGGCGTGATGGTCGATACCGACTTCCACCCATCGAACGAAGGGACCATGCAAGGCGGGCCGCTCTCGCCACTACTTGCGAATATTCTGCTAGATGACTTCGACAAGGAAATGGAACAGCGAGGGCACCGTTTTGTGCGATATGCAGACGACTTCTTGGTATTCTCCAAAACCGAGCAGTCAGCAACACGAGTCTTTCGTTCAGTGGAACGTTACCTCACCAGAAAGCTCAAGCTCGTGGTCAACCACGACAAGAGCAGCGTTTGCCGCACGGAGGACGTCGAGTATCTCGGTTACCGCTTTCGTGGCTTCGGCGGACGCCTCGAAGTGAGTGCGAAGAACCTTCGCAAATTCAAAGATCGCGTGAAGGAGATAACACGCCGCACCGGAGGCCGGTCGATGTCATCACGCTTCATTGAACTACGACGGTACTTTCAAGGATGGATTGGCTACTTTCATTACGGCCTACGCAAGACGCAGTTGCAGTATCTCGACAAATGGATTCGACGGCGCATCCGCGCTTGCTACTGGAAACAGTGGTACCGGGTCCGCACGCGGGTACGAATGCTGTTGAAACTAGGAGTGCGTAGGGAGCAGCCATCTCGCACGGATGCAGTGGAAGAGGATACTGGGTGA